The nucleotide sequence CAAATATTAGAGAGAAAAATGATactttattctttaaaaaaaagagttttagTTTTTTGCGTTTTGCATtagtcttttttttattattattttaagtgGACTAGTGGAGTATGATTTAGCCAAGTTAAGACGATTTATGATGTCTCCCTCTCAAATTAGTGAATTACCATAGCCGCGTCGCAAAATATTTATACCGTTTcggtaattaataaattttttcttttgtggTTATTTACattatgtttttactttttacataaaaatactaattaaaaCATGGACATATATTAATTAAGTAATTTAGTTCAATATACTAAAacatttcttcttgttttttttttttcttctttactgTAAGTCTGTAAAAGAAAAGAGACATAAAGATTTGTAAGACCCTCTAACTTTATGGCCAACCTGCCCTATTCCTATATTTATTCATGTATACACAGTTGCACACGGCCCTTTTGTTAATCGGGCTTATTAAATTTCGGCTCAATTGAAAAGGTCGTCCAATTTTAGAGTCAGACCAAAAAAAATGTCAACGCAAGACGAAAAACGGGATCAATGCAAATAAATAACCGGGGAAAAGAATTCATTCGAAGAAGCAAGTCTTTATTTTGAGTTTTGATAGGTGAGTCATTCATTCTCCGTTTTCCGATTCCTGTGGTGTGTATCAACCTTCTGGAATCTTCCACCTTTTACAATACATGCTTTCGTTCCCTACAATGTGTAACGCTGCTATTGTGGGATAATCACTCGgcctccattttctttctttctttattgtTCTTTATGAAGCTGCCTACACATTGATTTTATTCGCGCATCAAATAGGTAATTTTCGGAAAATTATCCTAAATGCTTTTCAAAATTCTTGTTCCTTTACAATGTGATGTGATCGAAATCGTTCTTTCTTTATATCCGGTGTTGTATATTTTGATGAGTAGCGTTCGCATCTTCATTTGTTTCTCGTTAGCATGTAATTGGTGACAATCTCATCCCATGTTTGAAGGTGAGAACAAATTCTCAGGGGGATGGCCACTTCTTCGGTTGTGGATGAATTTGATGAATCCATGAAGAAACAGATATCATCCCTTTTGCGGGTTATGAGTTTAGTTAAATCCTTCAAAGAGGATAACACGCCTTGCAAAATTGACGAGGTAGTAtaatattagtatttttttttcttttatttatttatttactaaagtAGCTTCCGCTAATTTAATAACTCTGCAGGTTTTTATTCAGTGCTATTATCTTAGGAATGCAATTGGATTGAAGCATTTGTTCTGCTATAATTGTTGCGTTCTGCAGGGTTTGTTTTTAGGTTCCATTGGCACTGCAGCTAACAAGAATGCATTGAAAAGCTTGAATGTTACTCACATTCTGACTGTTGCTGGTAAACTGCCACCTACAAATCCTGGGGATTTTGTCTATAAAGTAATCAACGGTAATATATTTTTCATTTTGATACAATGAATTAAGTCTTGTTTACTTTCTATTTCCTTTTGGTCTTTAGTTTCATCCTATGTTATTGTTAGATAGCTGCTTTTGACATGAATGCGGTTCTTTTTTTCCCCCTTGATTGGGCTATCTGTGGACTAGGATGAAAAAAAGGATACCTTTTGATTTTGTGGTTAAGGGGATTCATGTCTAGTACTTAAGTTTACTAAAATGGGGCTGCAATTCAACAATTTCTTTGTGTGCACTTTAAGAAAGCAGTGTCAAAAACTATTTATCCTGGACTTTATTGTTTTTCAGGTCATCAACTGTTTAGCTTCCTCTTGCtgttaaaatatttttggtgTTGGACTGCTTCTAATGTATGATCACTCCTTGTATCTTGTGGAGTGTCAATAACCGTTTGACTTCCGCATGTAGTATTGTTTTCAAATAGCCATGTCTGCACAATATTAGCTATCTGTATTGTTTGTAAAAGACATTGATTCCTTCATTATGATTCTATTGATTTCACTCAAGCTGCTGAATGGACTGAGTGTGTGATGTTGTCCCTATAAGCCAGTGCTGCATCCATACTAAAGATAACTATTTTACTGGAATCTTGAGACAGTTGCTGACAGAGATGACGTTGACTTGAAACAATACTTCAATCAGTGCTTTGATTTTATTGAGGATGCCAAAATGCATGGTGGAGGTGTTTTGGTTCACTGTTTTGCAGGAAAATCAAGGAGGTATGCTTCTCTGTGCTATGTTTAGCCTTCGTCAAAGTAATATGACAATTTCTATTAAAACCTTCTATAATGAGGTTCTGAATAGCTATTGTTATCAGATGTCGGATGTCATGTGGAACTAGCGAGCATGGCTGTTGAGTAAACATCAATTTTTTCTTATTAACTGTGCATGCTGTTTTAGCCTTAAAAAAGTATTTTTACCATTATCcccccacaaaaaaaaaaaaaacttgttgcATTATTCTCTTCTGGAGTCTGATTCTATCTTATCTGTTTTAAGTCTTGAAAAGTTAAATAATAAAGTGCATATGTCAAAATTATTGTCAATCTTTCCTGACATAGAATTTTAAAACATGAGTTCAAGACAGGTTTCACTCTTTTGTTTGTGTGTAGTGTGCTATCATGTCCTTTAAGTCATTTGAAAGCCAAACTAGACCTGAAAATCACTGACAATACATATAACGAAAACCTAGATTTGTAGCTTGAGTTTTAATTAGAACAAAGTAACTCGTCCTTTACTTGGTCTTTAACTGTTACGTTTTCCATTGTTCATATTGaatcttttttataaaaataaaaaaaacttgtCTTTTGTATTCTTCACTTAGCTTTTTCTTCATTTGATtatctgagaaaaaatggatccTAAATTTTCCACCTTCCAGTGTGACTGTGGTTGTTGCGTATCTGATGAAGACTCGTGGAATGAGCTTATCAGAAGCTCTGCAGCATGTAAAGAGTAGACGACCACTGGCATCTCCAAATCCTGGATTCATCCGTCAGCTGGAAGACTTTGAAAAATCGCTTCAAGGTGTCGTTGATTTgcatttttattatttgaaattgCCACTCAATTTGGTTCATTATTCAtatattcataaataaaaaatcacCAAGAGGAAAGATGCATTTACTTCTTAAGTATATATTGCTTTGATACACC is from Arachis ipaensis cultivar K30076 chromosome B01, Araip1.1, whole genome shotgun sequence and encodes:
- the LOC107637538 gene encoding dual specificity protein phosphatase 1, which gives rise to MATSSVVDEFDESMKKQISSLLRVMSLVKSFKEDNTPCKIDEGLFLGSIGTAANKNALKSLNVTHILTVAGKLPPTNPGDFVYKVINVADRDDVDLKQYFNQCFDFIEDAKMHGGGVLVHCFAGKSRSVTVVVAYLMKTRGMSLSEALQHVKSRRPLASPNPGFIRQLEDFEKSLQVTN